The following is a genomic window from Ictalurus furcatus strain D&B chromosome 14, Billie_1.0, whole genome shotgun sequence.
cattcatacactaggCTGAtgtggacatgccaatcagcctaccatgcatgtctctggactgggggaggaaaccggagtacccagaggaaacccccgcagcacggggagaacatgcgaactccgcacacacagggccacggtgggaatcgaaccccgaccctggaggtgtgaggcgaacgtgttaaATAATGGAATCTCCATTATTTGATTTTGTTATCTTGAACACAATCTTATATTAACAACCACTCACGCTCACTATTCACTCTTAGGCAGGTTTTTACTATAAACCACCTGAACAGAGCACCTGAACCAAATaatatagtaaaaaaataaataaaaatcaacctAAAGCTCATTGTAGCTGCAGTGAAACATCTTCCTACCTTCTAGTATGATTATAATCTCCAGATCCTCAGTGGCCAGCGACTGGGCTGAAAGCTCATACAGGGGGCTTGCTCTATCAATGGTGTGACTGATGATGAGGGGTGAGACGAGGAAGATGCCATTGCTCCTGAGTGGGTTTTCCACCTGGATGTCAAGTTGGCAGACTGGAATCACCTCCCCTTCTGCCGTCACCGTCCTGCGGATCACCTGAGAGACGTGGCACAGGACAACCAATCATCATTCACGACACAGAATAAAAACAGTGATGGCTAAAACGGTTCTTCAAGTCGAGAATTCCTAATTTGGTTATTTATCATTTCTCCGGTTTCTGGTTTATACTAATTAAGAGATCCCTGGACAATGAAGTCTAGCATTTCCCCTGACCTCTTCCTCACCTGCATCTGAATGGTAGCTGATATGATCATACTCTTCCTCAGGTCTCCAACACGAAACATGAACGTGGGCTTGCCGTTGCGTGGCGCGATGACAGCGTTACGGGAGAAGATGAGCGTCTCTGCTCGGCGATTGGCCTGAGCCGTTTTCATGAACACGCAGCCCAGCATGACGGCGTTGATAATGAGGCCCAAAATGTTCTGGATGATCAGAACTACAATGGCTAGTGGACACTCTTCTGTGACCATCCTCCCACCAAAACCAATGGTCACCTTATAACATAATACAACATTTTACAACATGAATGGATTTGAGCACAAGTTATGTCAAGAAATGTAATTGAAGTCACATCTAAAAGTAAACTGTCCACACTacaggcttaaaaaaaaagtgtgtatatatataacagttAGGTTCATTTATCCAAGATTCCATTTACAAGCAATTTTCCAAAACAAGtgccaattaaaaaaatatttgtaggcACTGCAGACTGTATACAGAGTTGTACAAtgccctccagaattattggcacccctcataaaaatgaccaaaaatttatatatacagtggatacaaaatgtccacacacacgcgcacacgttaaaatggcaggtttttgtgacgtaaaaaaaaaaaaaatgacactaagataaatcatatcagatgttttctcacctttaatgtgaaactGCAAAGTATACAattaatgtgaaaaacaatcagaaacattttagggacgaaaagaaaaagaaaaaaacttacaatCACCTAGGTGATTAAGTGTGCATAGTCCTAAACtgatactttgttgaagcaccttttgattttattacacctcTCAGtcttttgggtaagagtctatcagcgtgGCATTTTCCCACTATTttgtgcaaaaacattctagatccatcaagttgtgagggcatctccttcaggtcaccccacagctatttagttggattcaggtctgggctcggGCTGGGGCATTCATAAACATTGACCTTCTTTTGGTTAAaccgttcctttgttgatttgggtGTATGCTTTGGGGCattgttgtgctgaaaggtgaaattccttttcatcttcagcttactagcagatacCTGAAGGTTTTGCGCGAAAATCAgctggtatttgtagctgttCATGATttcctccaccttgataaaagcacTGTAGAAAAGCAGCCcgaaagcatgatgctgccaccaccatgcttcaccgtgggtatggtgttcttttagtgatgtgggcttttttttagcacaaaacaaaccttttggaattatggaattattctattaccttttggaattggtctcatcagacaataacacattttgcaacacggtttggggtgatttaattgagcttggatgttttttgcgAGAAAGGGCTTCGGTCTagtcaccctaccccatagcccagacatgtgaagaatacgagagactgttgtcacgtacagagagtaatcagtacttgtcagatattcctacagCTATAATAAAACAGTTCTTATTTCAGgagtgcaattgcaattttattCTAGAAAACAGTGGTTTCAAAATGATTGCCACtcttaaaattaatattttattacaccagccctggagagaaaaacagcaccgtctgaGACTGTAATGTCTAACATGGTTGGAGACACTTGTAAAGGATCTTGGTCAACTCCTCCAAGCAGAACAATTTAAGCCCCTTTATATTCTTAGGTTCGTGCACGTCAGTTCAAAAGTTTTCTTTCATGAGATGGTCATTGCAAATCAATaatttcagtgatttttttaaaggtgcTAATAGTTCTGAAGGACAGCGTAAGTCGCCTATCATACAGTAAATCTTTCTTTCCATCCGGCCTGTTTCTCACCTGCACCTCGATGGAGAAGAGGAACGCTGAAGTGAAGGAGTGGATGGCAGTGACACAGGGAACAGGTCCAGGCTCACTGGGATCTCGTGGCACCAGATCACCATGAGCGAAGGCCAGGAGCCACCACATCATGGCAAAGAGCATCCATGAGCAGAGGAATGCTGAGGTAAAGATAAGGAGCGAGTGCTGCCATTTAAGGTCCACCATGGTGGTAAAAACATCCTGCAGAAACCGACCCTGGAGGGAGGAATTCAAAGGAAAAACTAAGCTAACCTGCATGGCCTGTGGTACAGACCTTATTCactttatcaaaaaaaaaaggataaacatgGAATATATTAAATTGTCTCCTAACAAAAGTGAGAATGCCTTGCAGGAAAATGAATCTTGCGTTGTTGTACCTGTTCCCGTATGTTCTTGTGGGCAACGTTGCATGATCCGCTCTTGGTGATAAAGCGAGCTCGCTGTGATTTGCTACGGAAGCGGTTAGGCTGGGTGGCATCTTCAGCCAGGCGTGTCAACAGATATCCTTCAGGCACCAGGCCTTTCCGGGCCAACATTGCTGGATTTTCAGAGCGTTGATctaataaacaacataataaacaaacacttgcACTATGTAATAAATTACTGCTGTTGAAATGATAGACCGACTCTAAAACTATAATTGTACAGCTATTTCAGTAACAGAATCCCCAGACACTGAACAGGTCATCCACAATGTAGCTTAGTGGTCAGAACAcctgcctcgcacctccagggtttgggggttcgaatcctgcctccaccctgcaTGCTCTGTGGGGTTTCCTACGGATACTcccgtttcctcccccaggccaaagacaGGCATTAtaggcatttctaaattgtccgtaatgtgtgtgcgatcgtgccctgcgatgggttagcaccctgtccagggtgtcccccaccttgtgccagGTGTTCCCTGgaatagactccaggctccccatgaccttgtgtaggataagtggtatggaaaatggatggatactccttatagaggagagagaggatggTTTTACACCTGCATTAGGTAAACTAGTggaaacttttaaaaacaacctGAACGCAATTTTACTGTTCTGAACATAACAGATAGCGTGGTAGACCAGTATAAAACATACATCACCACAATGCAGGAGTTCAGAGGATCCTGACTGAACTGACACAGAGCGGCATCCCAGGTTTGGTGTGGATGTCCATTCGTTCACTGGACGTCCCTTGAGCTTGTCTTTGTGATCAAGGGAGCGCAAGAAGACAACACAGGAAACCAGAAAAACAACAGACAGACCAGGATGAGCTTCAGTATCACATTACTACAGATCTTAAACTGTCTATAAAAAGTGAACCTAAAAGCCCAAGTAATTGTAATAAGATAGACACTAGAAATAAGCATTAATCAGTAAAGACAAAACAACTGGATGTTGTAGACAATGCTGAAGTGCAGAAGATAACCTCAAAACCCAAAAGCAATAACTCAAACAAAATATACagctgtttgtttacataaaacaTCTGCCATAAATACAGCTTGTCACAAGTCACCTTCAGCATCACTGCGAATAATAATGTAACGTTCCTGTTATAAACCCTAATCAAATCATATGCCCCAGAACAAactttactaaaaataaataaataaataaaaataataataataaaagattatCTAAATTACCTTGATGGCTCGGTTTACATCGAGGATGCTTTCTACCGTGACAGTTTATTGAACGCGTTTGTCGCTGTCCAGATAAGACCCGCCTCCTGCGCTAAGATTGATCAAGTAGTTCACGACCACGGCTTATGATTGGCTAGGAGCTCATCCTCGCCGCGTTTGATGATGACCTGCTAGCCAATCGCAGCTAAACAAAGATGGCGACCATTATCAGAATAATCAGGATGAACCGAGACGGCTAATCCAGCTGAGTTGAGCGGAGTGGAGCAGAGCAGGCGGACTAACATATCCCACAATCCTTTTTAGCCTGTCGAGATTTTAAGAGAACACCCGTGTTTATATTTTGACTCATAGAGGAACTGTTTTGCTCGTagaaacatcttttttttttaatgttttctttttcgcTAACTAGTTTTTGAGTAGTTAGCTGGAGAGTTTGGGGATAAGTCTTGTTTATAAAGATGGCTGATCACTGGAACAGGGGTAAGTGACACGTAGCGCTTGTTAATACAGCTGTGTAATGTACTGCTAACACATTTTTAGTCCAGACTCACAACACTtccttaccaaaaaaaaaaaaaaaacattcataatgttcatttaattagttcatttatattaatttgCTAGGCCTAACTTCAGACAGATTCAGTCATCAGCTATACTCAGGATCTctctattttgtgtgtgtgtgtgtgtgtgtgtgtgtgtgtttgatgcaGCCACTTTTAAAAGTTGACTCTACAAAATGTAGTTAGCCCTTAATGCATAATAAGTAAGTTCTGAGTAAGttttgtcgtggaaattagacaacactcgcagactcatcctctgaaggtaaaaaggtttattacagaaaaatggttaatacaggatagaataatgagagcactctgaagtgcttgtgctgaactactactactatatatatatatatatatatatatatatatatatatatatatatatgaaatgcgaagcatgacacacttctgtgtaccgtcGGGGAGAGGAGCTGTCACAGgtccaattcctgtgtgtggaggtctccCAAACAGTATCCCAAAGGGCTAAGCCTATCCAAAGCCTGCttcagaacagcatttgctcAATCTGTGTTttagtgtcccattttctctctctaccaccccaccactagctggatgatatACACAGTGCTGCTTTGAGTCAATACTcaaatattcacccacctaGTCCTGTCTGGACATAGGGACGTGGCCGTCTCTACCTTTGAACCTCAACCAACGTTATGAGTTGCGCAAACAGagtaaacaaattattattattattattattatttttagagtAATTAGAGAATCCACTGCTTTATCGCAGCTATCATTCCCCCTTTGAAGACAAGGACAGCCCTGGGGGCACCGCCAAACTCCGTCAACAACCGTGCAGCCTGCTTTGCACCACACAGCCTTTTCGTCGTCCTCGTAGCCCATGCTTGGAGGTCTGAATGCTTTAAAGAAGGagtgattaattttattttgtattttaggaCCATAGATGCAGCTGCTTGCTTTGCTGCACCGTCGGCTCGAGCATTTCCTAGGAAAACAGGGtctaatttgttagtgtgtgcgtCACATTTGCATGCTGCAGTTGTTTTGGGGAGGAGGACTGCGTCCAGCGGCTCAGAGACAAGTTTGTGGTGGGCtatgtgtgttcctgaactcgtcaggaagttcctgtgtttccaaattgtccccaaATCATGCACTAGatttctttcacgttgtcattatggggtattgtttgtagaattttgaggaaaataatgaatttaatccattttggaa
Proteins encoded in this region:
- the kcnj11l gene encoding potassium inwardly rectifying channel subfamily J member 11, like, with amino-acid sequence MLARKGLVPEGYLLTRLAEDATQPNRFRSKSQRARFITKSGSCNVAHKNIREQGRFLQDVFTTMVDLKWQHSLLIFTSAFLCSWMLFAMMWWLLAFAHGDLVPRDPSEPGPVPCVTAIHSFTSAFLFSIEVQVTIGFGGRMVTEECPLAIVVLIIQNILGLIINAVMLGCVFMKTAQANRRAETLIFSRNAVIAPRNGKPTFMFRVGDLRKSMIISATIQMQVIRRTVTAEGEVIPVCQLDIQVENPLRSNGIFLVSPLIISHTIDRASPLYELSAQSLATEDLEIIIILEGVVETTGITMQARTSYTPEEILWGRRFVSIMTEEDGRYSVDYSKFGNTVPVRMPALSAKELDQTRGVQDNGPHEGKPQGWGLVRAGRGGYRRSAGRVCEDNPSRPWYAPAEKDEQEKSKVKNGQKKTVKLEEIGRELEETMEDISD